Proteins co-encoded in one Nitrospinota bacterium genomic window:
- a CDS encoding response regulator, giving the protein MAGINKHFKEAVILLVEDSPADQELVRRVMERSKIRNELLIVEDGVEAMAYLKNEGKYSDTSRFPKPDLVLLDINMPRMDGKQVLSEIRRDPGLKSVPVIILTTSTSEKDVFEAYHLGANAFISKPVDFEGFTDAIRQMESFWLMVATLPPKTVF; this is encoded by the coding sequence ATGGCAGGTATAAACAAGCATTTCAAGGAAGCCGTGATCCTGCTGGTGGAGGACAGCCCGGCGGACCAGGAATTGGTTCGAAGGGTGATGGAGCGCTCCAAGATACGCAACGAGCTTCTGATAGTCGAAGACGGCGTGGAAGCGATGGCGTACCTGAAAAATGAAGGGAAGTACTCGGACACGTCCAGATTCCCAAAGCCAGACCTTGTGCTGCTGGACATAAACATGCCCAGGATGGACGGCAAGCAGGTGCTTTCCGAAATCCGCAGGGATCCCGGCCTCAAGAGCGTCCCCGTGATAATTTTGACCACCTCCACCTCCGAGAAGGACGTTTTCGAGGCTTATCACCTCGGAGCCAACGCATTTATCAGCAAGCCGGTGGACTTCGAGGGATTCACGGACGCCATACGCCAGATGGAGTCGTTCTGGCTTATGGTGGCCACCTTGCCGCCGAAGACCGTGTTTTGA